GCTGGAACAGGAGGTCTGATGAAACTATAAGGTACAAACGTAAATGGCAAAAATATGTGCAGCAGCAGAAACTTTTGAGAAAAAAAAGAGGTAGAGCTTATTATACACTATGATCACATCTAGCGATACCAAACTATACTGGTGAAGAGTCAACGAAATGCCCCCACTAACATGAAAGCACTCACCTCACATATTCTATTTGTTAGTAATGATTCATAGAAATCTCAGGTGCAATCTGTGAAGATGTGCATAGCTCTCCATGGTTTATCTCAATTCTCACATGACAAGTGTGAGCCAGGAAGCATATGATGAAGAACCAAGTGTGCGACAGTCAAAAATTAATTCAGCTACAAAAAATACTAACAATTAAAACATCTGTTCCTACCACAGAAATTCGGAAGTTCATGTGGACCAACATTTAAGGTATCAACAATTGGACATATTCTCATTACCCATCAAGCACAGAATTTGGACTAGAAGATATGCTACATGTATGACTATGAAAAAATTGACAGGGCCAATTTAATTGGTTAGCAGGGTGGAAATCCTTGCATACTGAAATTTAAAATGACAGTTCGGCAAAACACTCTAAGGTGCCAAATACAGCATGTGGTAGCTTGTGAACAAGATAGGCCATGCTTGCCTATTGATTTGTTGATATTGACGAGGAAAATCACACCACTTTTATCATCTCTTGTCATTGCAAGGATGGCTGAGAAACATTAGCTTATTATGTGCTAGTAAAAATATCAACATTCTTGCAAGGGACAACCTACTAAACTGAAAATAGTATTTCAATGTATCCAAGGATTGCCTGATCTCATACTTTCTTGACAACATGACATGAGGACGGACAACTTCATAACCATGCCATAAAAGAATGGAAGTATCAGTTTCATCAGAAGTTAGCAACCACCAAACTAGAATTTAGCATACATACAATAGCAGACAACAAACATGAAGTACCAGCTTACGACGCAGAGTGAAATCTTTGGTGTGCAGCAGGCATATTCCAAACCAATACCCTGTTATATGAATCTAGCGGGCATTTCCCCACTGCAAACTGTTGCATAGTCTTCAGCGAGGTGTGGGGCAGCTTCCTTGTGAGGGTGTATGAACTTCTCCATGAATACCTTATCGCTGATTGTGACTGTGCCATAGTAGTCCCGGTCGCGCTCTAGCAATTTGTTCTCCTTGAGAAACTTCACGACATAGTAGCGAGGTCTGAGACGACCCTCCAAGTTATAAGAGAGCATTGCCGGCCGATGAGCAATGTATGCCGGTTCCAACCCCAACTCGGAGATGAGGAACTCTGACCTGCTCTGCAGCGCCTCCTTAGACCTCAACAGCACAAATGGCAACTTGGAAACAGCGATTCCCACCTCAGCATCCGACCACCTAAACGTCTTCTTCAAGAACTCAACTTTGTCGGCGATCTTCCCCTTGCCCAGGCATGCAGCAGCGTGCAGCGCGTGTCTGAACATCCGAGATTCACGAGGCACACCTACACCGTCTGCGCACGCCACAATTGCCCGGACGCGTTCCACGCTGGCGGTGAGCATCCATGGCACCGCGATGAACAGCTTGGCAATATCGCAAACACCAAGCCCGCACTCCCGCAGGACCGCGAGGTTAAGCTTAGTTGCCCTCTGACTCCTCTCGAGTCCGTATTTGAGGATATTGTCGTTGAACTTCAATGCTCGTAGGAGGTTCTggatggagacgaagaggggcaggTAGTAGTGAAGCTTGGAGACGATGGATCTACGGCGGAATCCGGCGCGGCCGATCGAGACGAGGCGTGCGATCTCGGAAACCGAGAAACCGAGGCCGGTGAGATCCGTGACGTTGGGGGCCAGGGTCTTGTCCACGCTGGTGCAGAGTAACAGGGGGTCCTTCGCGACGAGGTCGGCGACGTCGGCGCTGGAGATGCCGAGGCCGGCGAGGAAGGCGAGGACGGCGTCGGGTTTGGAGGGGGACTTCACGTGGGAGAGCTTCGTGGAGGCCTTGAGGGCTTGCGCTCGGGTGAGGCCGCAGGTGGCGACGAGGTAGTCCTCCACAGCGAAGCCAGGGTTTGATGAAACGGCGGGCGCGGCGGCGGAGATGAGGCGGTGGAGAGAGGATGGACTTGGAGAGGcggagggagaggagaggaggtggGTTAGGACACAGCTGCGGAGGCGGAGCATGGCGCCGCGGCGGCGAAGGGAAAAAAGGGATCGCCGCCGGTGAGGATTTGTGAGATTGGGAGAATCGTGAAAATTTGCGTTGGTCTGGCCCAACCCACGCGTCAGTGTCTCTCATTGTGCCACCATCTCATAGTGGGCTGGGCTGGGCTGGGCTGGACTCAGGTTGACTACTTGACTCATTTAAGCGAATTTTCTCATAAGGACGTGTAATGATCGATCATCAGTGTCCAGATTTGCACTTCGGGATAGTAGTAGCTTGCTGTGCTCATCTAAATAATCCGGCTGACTTAACTATGGAGACAAGACACTTGACAGTACTACATAATTACTCCATCTCTTCCAAATTATAAGATGCTGTACTAATTTGAAATCGAGGTTGTACATATTTAACATGGAAGTTTGCATATTGGTACACTCTCTTTATGCGTCGATTTTTACAATATTGCCGTAAATTTGGGTTTACAAATCTCATATCACTTTTGGCATGCCAGCACGAGGTGAAAATTTTATGCAACATAAAAAAATAAGGTTAAAGACCGAACAGAGCTTTAAAACTTATGTTCAAAACAATCTCCGTATACAAAATAATTTTTGGGTACAATCTTTTATGCAACTTCATGTATCAAGCAAAATATCAATCCATATCTCATAAGGACGTGTAGGGGATCGTCAGGCGATTAGGGTTCCTCTTCCTCCAGTCGGTGGCCTCCTCTGATCTAGCCGCCTCTGTGGCCTTCGTTTGCCTATGGGGATCTTCCGATCATGAGAGCTTTATCGGCAGTTCATCCTACTTCTCCATCTCCGAGACGGATGTGTTCTTTTTGATCCGTTTGGCGACTTCCCGTCCGCAGACAACAACGTTAGGCCGACTTAGGaaggagcggcagcggcggcgcgctgtcgacacggtctggaggttgaagatgaaggacTTCTTAAAGATCTCGTTGTAATTTTCGTTTTTCTTGGGCTGCTTTGTACCGTTCGATGTTTCTTTTAATACCAGtgtcctattcgcaaaaaaaaaacttcGTGTATCAAGCGGGTGCATTTTACTTTTTTTAATAGTATATAATCTTGGTATACAGCCTACAAATACTGGTATACAAATGAAAAGAAGAAATGCAGGGCCAGCCCAGAATTTCTCATTTCGTCAGTTAATCTGGAGAAAAGTTGAAGGCCCAAGGCCCAGTTCCTCCCCGACTTTCCGTAGAAAACCCTAGCCCCATATGCCACAGAGATCTGCCCCGATGCCGTTCTAAGCCCCTCCTCTTTCTCCCACCTCTCCACCCCTCTCGCGCGCCAAGGGAGGACACCGCCGCCGTAGCCGCAGCAGGCGAGCGAGATGGTAACATCCGGTGTTCGACGCAATTTTGTGCAAGTCATGACGGTTTAATTAACTGGTACTAAACAAGCAAGCTGTGTACATGGATGCATGAATGCATGAAGCAGATTACTCGGTCCATAGCACTGGCACGTCCAAGTACATAGCACTGGCACGTCCAGAGGAGCCAAGCAAGTTGAAGATAGAGAAGACAGCTGATTTTATTAACCAACGTATTTTGCAGTACAAGCTCCGGGGTACGTACATCCATACGTACGCGTCGGCTAGTTCGCGCGTACTCGCGGAGACCTGCACGTCTACACCAGATATTTTGAAGCTAGCATTGGGACGTTCGGCCGGCTACGATTTTCCTGGAGAGCGAAAACGCGTCCCAGCGTCAAGATGGCGCGATCGCTATCCATTCTCTGGtccgctctgcctataaaagcaTTCGACAACTAACACGAAGGCAAGGAGACACAGCCGGAGCCCGGAGGCCATCCCATCTCCTAAGagcactaagggcatctccaaccgggcgacccatcccgcgcccgcgcgtccggatgggtcgaaacggacaaaaacccggcccaacgcggggacgcaccgcaaaagcggacggccgcggcgtccggaacgacgcaaacccggcccaaatctgggctaggtttgcgtggccgcggatggcacgcgccgtccgctccCGTCCGCGTGGCTGTCGCCTCGTCTCCTTGGGCCCACCCGTCGGTGACCAGGGAGTCTATTAAATGGGGACAGAGGGGATCCGGCCCTCCACCCGATCCCCACTCCACTCCcgcagcgaaaccgccgccatggccccgaagcgggtTTTCGCCGGAGccaacgacgacgaggcgagcagcagccggcgtcgtccgccggcgctgcgaccatcgtgtggaaaccgaggcggcctccacatcggagaggccgcccgcggcggcgcggcattgccgcaaccgccgccgccgctgccgagcCCAAGCCCGAGTCCCTGAGGAggaccggacctccgcgccgccctcatcatctcggcggcggaggaggaggcgaaatggccgcaactccatgcggccattcgcacctccgaaatggaggaggcggcgcggcgggaggtggaGGACGCGGAGGGCCGGGAGCTCTACGCCCGAGCCCTCcagcgcgacgggaggaggaggaggaggcggcgcggcgggaggaggctgtgcgccgcgccgacgagcagcgccgccgccagaggagaggtgccgccgccggaggaggcggcgccgGGAGGACAGCGCCGCCGGCCCGGCGAGAGCGGCGGCGCCTCCGGGCGGCGCgggtggcggcgcgggtggctccggacccccactcgccgTGGGAGGAGGCCCCTGTGGTCTCctcgccggagtccccggcgcggtcgagccacaacggtgcctcgccgcccggggacctcgacgacgtcgccgacgacgcccacaggggctaggcggcgcaccggcggccaccgcgccgccgaccaaaccctagagggttttttattttctgtttatattttagtttaaatttaaaagcccatataggggcttcttttgttagttttatttgcccaaaatagggctatgtactaaatttgcccaaaatagagcATATGTTTAATCAAATATCGTTTAAATTtgccattttcattttgttttcgtGTTTCTCCAATTTGCGATGCGTCCGcacgttgggcgcagcgcgcgacccaaacggacacgtggacgcggggcgctgtccgcgtgtccgggcggcgacccaaacggcccaaaatggacggcccagcgcgtccgtttgggtcgtccggttggagatgccctaagctccCAGGGTTGGGAGAGCTCCTGGTCGATCGGGGAGTCGCTATCGCGGGGTCTACCAGCACGTGATTGATGACCGCTTGGCTGCCGATCGATTTGATCGTCGGTGGTTGCTTCCCCTTGTGGGCCTTGAGTCGCAGGTCGGTTTGTTGCCGTTTTGACCGGGGTCTCAGCCTCTTCTTCTTTCTTGTTGTGGCGATCAGGAATGCGATTGGATTGGAATTAGGTTGAGGCGGCGGCATGGCTGGGCAGGAAAAGCGGTTGTCGCCGCCAACGCCGGGCGGGCAACGGCGAGCACAGCGCCAAGAAGGAGAGGGCGCAGGCCTGGTGCCCGTGGTGAAGCAGAAGCCGCGACAGGAGGTAGCAGCAATGGAGCGCTAGGAAAGGGAGGTGGTGGGTTCGCTTCGCCTGGTTGTGACCTCCCGCATCAGCGCCATCTGAGCTGTGTCGGTGCGGGCGGATCTTGGGCGCCGCCGCTGTGTGGCCGGTTGTGTTCTCTGGGTGGCTGCTTCCCTGCTCTGGTTCGTTGCCCCTGATCTTGTTCTGTATTCTTTTTCGATCTTGCTGTGGTGGTGGCTCAGCTGGAGTGGGTCGTTGGGAGATTTCGGTGTGCACCTGTGTGTATTGTGGAtctatgttgggcgttgattcggCTGCCGGCCATGATTTGGAGCCGATTTGTGTGCGCCCTGTGTGCGTTGTCGTAGATGTGTGGATTTGGGGATGGCTGGGGCCTGGGGTGTTCTTTGTGAGTTTGTGGCAGATTTTCTTCAATTAGTGCAGTTTTCTCTACTGCCAAGAAGTTCGGTTGGTATGTTGGCAGGCTATTTCagcagaaagaacacaccatctcCATACAATGAAACGAGCTGCACTTCGTGTTGAAAGATCTATCGTTCAAGATTCAGATGAATTGCATAGTTATGCAGCTTATGGCCTATCTGATTCCATTGACAATCATGTCATTCTCATCGTCtgaatttttattttattttgaagatACATGCAACCTATGAGTACTATTTTTTACACTCTTATGCCTAACACTAAGTGGTACATGCCGCACTTTGAGAGCATATATCCATGTATATTCATCTGAAGCAGTTGAGATTATCAGACTAACACTAACCACTTCAGTAATTTGGTGAAGGGAAGATTTGAGATTCAGTGGCTGTTTTTTGAACCTGAAGTTTACATCATAATTTATAGAAGATAATGCAATAGTCTTGAGAGGCCTGTTGCAATATGAAATATCACATGATTTTGTGGCCCTTGAAGGCTAGATTTTTACTTATTCTAATTGAAAAGGTATTTAATTTTCTGCCTCCTAACTCGAAATCCAAAACTTTGTAAAAAGAAATTGCACACAAGATATAAGATCTCTCCTATATGTTTACTGTTTTTGCCTATATTTCATGTTATTATGGTGAAGCTAGACAATGGTACAAAAACTTCTTAGAAATGATACGCTACTACCTCTTTTGCAGATAACTAATCTGCCCCCTGTATGTCAGTTTTACTTGACAAATTGGCCAGATGTAGCTACTTAATTAGTCAATAgtgttgtgcaaccaatgaaacaTATGATATTTTGTCGTTAAAAGGCTAATTATTTCTCAATGCATTGGATGAGTTACCCTTATTTTTTTTCTCTTGGTGGACACCAATTAAGTATTGCTTATATTAGCAGTTCGGTGTGGTTTCTTTCATTTCAGAAGAAGATAACTTGCAGCAATACTTGGTTTCTGGTTTTATCATGCATAAGCGGCAGATCAAAACAAGCTGTCTAATGGCTACAAATTTTATTTCAGTATTGAGCCATTTTAAGGCCAAACAACAGCCATATATATATAGTAGTGGATGGTTATAAACAAAGTATATAAATTTGGTTGTAAGTTGGATCTTTTTCTCCTATTCGTGTACTGACCTTTAAAGTAATGGTGTCTTAATATTTAAGCAAGGAATAAGAGAGATCACTTCTCATCCTTGAAGATGTGTAGGGATTGCTCAGTGAGGAGGAAGAAATGCCAAAACGAAGCTTGGCGTCTCTCATTCTTGAAGGTGGAATCTCTCGAGACTATTGATTCCTTCATGTCTTTTACATGATCACATAAGGAGATTAATTGTGAAAGTTTTAAAAAAAAGGAGATTAATTGTAATATTTGGGTCACATTGTGTGTGCCTTAAAGACAGAATCATAAACACTTTGTACACATAAGGATTTCTTATGGTGAGCTGATAGTTTTGATCATGTTATGTCTTGAAATGTTTATGTTGGATTGTTGGATATTCAGGCATGTTAAAATGTCTATCAGATCAGCACTATATGATATGATTGGTCATGAGCAAGGTTTTGAATATATTCCATGTGTATACTCTTGAAAGGAATTAGTTTTACGCTTGTGCTTGTGACAAGTAAACATGTGTAAGATTTGTCTAATTGGGCATACAAATTACATGTCATCCATTGTATTTTCTCGAGGTTCTTACTAGCAAGTGCTGTTGGTGGTAAAGCGTAGAGGCAGGACTGCACAAGGTGACATCAAGACAAAGGAGGCATGTCCTTTGCGACGTGTTGGCAAGGCTATCGCCGCCTGATCGGGGAGCGGGTATGGACGGCACAAATATTCTGGAGAGAAGATTTTCGGGATATCATTCCACACAACAAAAGCCAAATGTTCCTGCTCGCAAAAGATAAAGCACATTGTTCTAGCTGCTTAGCCAAATCGTTTATgtttcatgtatgtttgtttgtatCTAGCCTGACAATACGGAAATGCTTAACAGTTGGGTGTGGAAAAACGAGATGCCAGCCCTATTTGTCTCGCCGATCACCTTATCGCTGTGTTGCGTACCTTCAAACATGAATGAGATTTTAAGACATAATACCTTTTTATAGTTCAGATAAGATGCGCTatttatatgaaaaattaaaCGATAACACAAATTAGGCTGAAAAATTAAAACGACAATAACAAAGAACGGCGCAGCAAAGCGCGCAAGATCCTTCTAGTCTAACCAGATGCAGCAGCCAGAGAACAAGACGGAGATAAGACCACGGAGGCGAGAACTCTCGCCCAGGTCTCGCCCCTGAAGACGCCCAGCCGGAGGCAGCTCTCGAGCAAGGAGAAGGCCATGGAGACGACGACGCCGGCGTTCCCAAACGGTGAGAATTACGGTTAACTCTCCCTCTCCATGCAGCATACTCGCCGACTGGTGTCGCTCGCTCTCGTCTTGCACGATCGCAGACGACAACGAAGCACACGCGCCGGAGCTGCCGGCTTAGCCCGGCGCCATCTGCCGCAGCGATGACGACGCCCGCGACGAGGTTGTCGGCTACTGCACGGCGCCATCAACGACATCTGCCGCGGACGACAACGAAGTACACGCGCCGGAGCTGCCGGCTCAGCCCGGCGCCATCCGCCGCAGCGACAACGACGCTCGCCACGAGGCTGCCGGCTGCTGCGCGGCGCCATCAACATCACCACAAGCCGCGACGACGATGCCGCAAGGAggctgccggcgtgcagcgcGGCGCCATCTTCACCACCCGTGAGGCGCGACGGCGACGTCCGTGACGGGGCTGCCGGCGTGCTGCGCGGCGCCATCTTCATCCCCATGAGGCGTGAACGTCCGCGACGATGCTGCCCGCGCGTAGCATGGCACCATCAACACTGCTCCCGCGAGATACGACGACGACGTCCGTGATGTGGCTGCCACCATGCGGCGCGGCGCCATCTCCATGGCACCTGTGGGGCGCGATGACGACGACCTTGACGAggctgccggcgtgcagcgcGGGCACCAACGCCATGGCACCCGCGAGGTGCAACGACGACGACCTTGACGAGGCTGCTGGCGTGCAACGCGGCGCCATCAACACCACATCCGTGAAGCGCGGCGACGATGTCCGTGCCGAGGCTGCCGGCGTGCAGCGTGGCGCCATCACCACCACACTTATGGGGCGCGACGACAACGCCCTCAGGTTGCCGGCGTGCAGCGCGACGCCATCTTCAACTCTACACCATGCCACCGACGACGACGTCGAGGTTGCCGGCTTACAGCCCGGTGCCATCCGCCATGACGAGGGCGACACCCGTGAGGAGGCTGTCGGCGTGAATCGCGGCGCCCTCTCCACGACGCCCACGGGGTGCAACGACGACATCCACGCAAGGCATGCCGGCATGCAGCGGCGCCATCATCTTCATCACACCATGAGGCGCGATGACGACGAGTCCGTGCCAAGGCTGCCGCCATGCAGCACGACGCCATGTCCACGACCCCGCAAGGCGCGATGACAATGTCCGTGCCAAGGCTGTTGGTACGCAACACGGTGCCATGTTGGCACCCGCCAGCACGCGACTCACGGCCCTCTCGTCCTTGGCATGCATTGGTCATGCTCGCCGCTGACACCTCGTGTCTTGTACTTGCTGCCGGTTTATGTATAGAACCAGACGGCCTAAGTCTGGCGGCATACAACTCCGGAGGACACGACCACCATGGCGGAAGCATCAATGAAAGACAGAGCCGGACAAAGTGGCTTGGACGTGCATGTACCGGGACGCGCAAGCATGATGTCCCGGAGCTGCACATGGTAGCACGTACATGTATGATAATACAGCGGCACGCCTGGCTGGTGCACTTGCTCAAGCCACACGTCTGCTCCAGTTGGCTGCCCATGAGATGCGACCTGAGCATATCACCGCCAACCTGAGAGCTACCTAAGGCGTGGCGACTCTCACGCTGCTAGCCCCACGGAGGCGGCTGAAGACGGGCAACCACACTTTGTCGCGACGATAACATCCATGCCAGGGCTGCCGTCGTGTGGGGTGGCGCCCCCAATGATACCGCTCCTGGCGAGCCCGTGAGACGGCGTCCTTGACTACGCCGACCGCCATAAACTTGGCATCAGGCTAAGGACGAGGCGCCAACCACATCGGCTACACCGACTTACGTGCGTGCGTTGGTTTTCACACCGACGCCGGTCTCCTCCATCATTTTACTCCCGCGAGGCATACCCCTTGCGCAGCCCGACGAGGCTGCTGGTCGTCGAGAAGTCCCAGATGAGCGGACCCATGCTACTTCAACTCCAACTACATCAACACCGTCAAgaccgacgaggcacggcggcgaGGGCGGGCGTGGCCGAAGCAAAGGCCACGCTACTTGCGGCGCGTGTACCGACGAGGACACGGGCTCTgccgccgccccccccccccccccccacacaccacCACCACATCATGCATGGAGAACGCGAAGCGAAGACGACGAAGACGACCACACGGCTTAATCGGTGGTGTCTCGCGGTGTAACCCGCGGGAATAATTAACCGGGTGCCTTCCGAGGCCCCGGGAAGCAGGAGATCGCAATCGCCATAGTCAGGCTGGACGCGCGAGCAGGCCACGGAGCGCTTTGTATTCGGGAACTTGTACTTTGTTTCTCCAAGAGAGATTAATGAAATGCATGCTTCCCTATCTTTTTCTTGTGTACTACGGTACACTGGCACGCCCGCACTTCTTTATTTTACCACGGCGCATGAGAGAAACTCGCTACCATCCTCCCCCTCAACGTAGCGCGTCTGTCTTTCACGGACGTTTTTCTCGTGTCAAACAaattggcacgcccggtgggacgtggTTCTCCTCACATCTTCGCTTTGCTGAGGTCGTCAAAGTCGTCTTCGCCAGTTCATCCAATCCACAACATCCTCCATGAGAAGCCACCAGCGTGGAGTTCCGCTGATCAAGAATCTTCTTCATAATGGAGGACTGTCCCGCGCCAACACCTCGgagccttgggtgatccactttggATCCAAGCTGCCTCCCATGGTCGCCATCACGCATGACGCCAAGACCTACATGCACCAAGCCTAGGAGCCAGCGCAGTTCCAAACCGTGCAATCCAAGAAGGCACAAAGGCGGGCATCCGCCACGACACAGAAGGAGCGTCGCGAGCTAATGCTCGAGGCACCCGCCCTATTGAAGGAGTCAATTAGGGCCAGCGTCAATGGCGATGCGGAGGCCTCTCAACGCCTCCAAGCCAAGGCCGCAAGCAAGAAGGCGGGTGCGGCGTCACTTCGCGCCCCTACAACGACTTGGCGCACCGAAGTGGAGCTCCTCAAAGGCTTGGAGGATGCTTCGCAGAATTTGTGGAGGCTGGTGACGGACGCACATTCATCTGATAGCCCGCATCCACTACGCAACTACAGGAGGAAGTACTACAAGGTACAACGACTCCACCAACAAATGAGCTCTCGCATCACTCAGAACACGATGCTAGAGTAGGATTGGTCCTTTGGCGCTAAGGACCTCGCAGATAAGGTGCTCGCGGGTGACTTGCTCCCTGATGAAAGGGCGAGAGATACATCAAGAGTCAAGGAGGTAGTGGGACGAGCCATAATGAAGGAGTTTTGGAAACGGTGCTCCTGCAAAGAGCCTGTTCTGCCAGACTATATGGCCTACACCAACTCCGAAGATGCTCGGGGAGGCATGTGCGCACCATGCTTCCACACTTCGATGATCAACGACCAGCCCATCCGCAACAACAACAGGTTCGCCGTTATTCGGAACGAGGCGCCTGGACCATGCGGAGAAGACCTGCGGCAGGAGTTCCATCGGCTACAGAAGCATATGGACCATCTCCAAAGGCGGCTCCATGAGCAAGGAGCGCCAAGTTCTTCATCGGCGGAAGCTGGGGGGAAGGAACAGGCGCCATACCCCTAGCCATCGCCATCGTCCTCAACATGAACGCCAAACTTTAGGTCCTCGGCGACAAGCTTCACCCACCAGAtacgtgtagggattcgttgcatagaaaacaaaaaatttcctaccgcgagaacgcaatccaagccaagatgcaatctagaagatgggagcaacgaggggatgaacgagactaacccttgaagatttccaaagcctataagagtaggctcttattgctgcggtagacgatcacttgccgcttgcaaaagcgcgtagaagatcttgatcatggtgccacaatcgggcagcacctccgtactcggtcacacgttcggtgttgatgaagacgacgtccttctccccgttccagcgggcagcggaagtagtagctcctccttgaatccggcagcacgacggcgtggtggcggtggcggtggagatctccggcggagcttcgctaagcgtgcgggagaagaggaggagagagggggcggctagggtttgggagagggggtggccggccacctaggggtgcggccaagctatgggcttgtggtggtcagccccctctcatatgcccctcattatataggtggaagccccaagtgttggactacaagtcttcgaataagacccgaaccaaaaaccttccatgtgtagggaaacctacccaaggtgggaatcccacttggggtgggattccccccttccatgaggggggttggccggccacccttggggagtccatcttggactcctcccctttagggttggctggccatgcaaggtggagtccctccgggactctactttccatggtgatttcttccggacttttctagaaccttctagaacctgccataaatgcaccggatcatttccaaacttggaat
This region of Lolium perenne isolate Kyuss_39 chromosome 2, Kyuss_2.0, whole genome shotgun sequence genomic DNA includes:
- the LOC127334752 gene encoding uncharacterized protein codes for the protein MLRLRSCVLTHLLSSPSASPSPSSLHRLISAAAPAVSSNPGFAVEDYLVATCGLTRAQALKASTKLSHVKSPSKPDAVLAFLAGLGISSADVADLVAKDPLLLCTSVDKTLAPNVTDLTGLGFSVSEIARLVSIGRAGFRRRSIVSKLHYYLPLFVSIQNLLRALKFNDNILKYGLERSQRATKLNLAVLRECGLGVCDIAKLFIAVPWMLTASVERVRAIVACADGVGVPRESRMFRHALHAAACLGKGKIADKVEFLKKTFRWSDAEVGIAVSKLPFVLLRSKEALQSRSEFLISELGLEPAYIAHRPAMLSYNLEGRLRPRYYVVKFLKENKLLERDRDYYGTVTISDKVFMEKFIHPHKEAAPHLAEDYATVCSGEMPARFI